Proteins co-encoded in one Helicoverpa zea isolate HzStark_Cry1AcR chromosome 18, ilHelZeax1.1, whole genome shotgun sequence genomic window:
- the LOC124639062 gene encoding brefeldin A-inhibited guanine nucleotide-exchange protein 3 isoform X2 produces MAIVRLIMDGIEECGRSGNPEVVAAAVECVVSLLDALEKLCSGSTEYISPEIAALMLGHWPKLQDADYTGPLTYQTLARLPSPYRDVVAVLQSSESKEHDSSDTSGPENVSSGSDGEADSDADNVFLPSRASNPHSNDNDKSALNEKTKAVPKTLNLGRCTITECNVDLERHNARQFIKTLQNSLLPKLLNLRTCIEVDEAMQEFASKCCQHNASQPPATACIMNADGVYLATYAALLLTLKQRKTNYYNQPSKVQVSLTEDEFVEEVQGSGVLVYLSATWLRELYQQVLATDLLKEVPTTDHPLVHLLSDLGGLDQSPVMSDWQKLKEVSCLYNNTIDSPQHDASLRWARRILTCIWDSMVTVLSVPLTGYGNKKQKLHGMISKKINTFGKRKRIAWEGLTIQCLEGLHKAARVSNTLSLQNRCSSILALLANSAISQPPNGKILSTHALSLDILITGGLELGSKAPECWEHIFAACQYVSSFEHSLFGHQGNNATPIVTMQTGRNKTVSILQADAKLGLDGRDDETCVDVFNFLQPVFESNLNNDMSVAKIVETCRQEGGNVISGSGAARVCCALTAAADTLFTRLAATTTLPTLKAALQRLVAHQHRLLFCTWESDSHNNNVWWWRRGSSGTRGGGGGEAARALCRAGDVALRCLRAARPLAHRMAIWTVVGPHFMQAACHKDIQIASLAIQCLHDCATALLNQQVELPHFHFNEALLKPFENLLCLELCDDDIQEQIISCICEFVETNRMEIRSGWRPLFNTLRAANNSNQYSAILEIFKVFLSTDNTLVFANAALDCILCLLSHIKGLHYEEVQATEVKPKKATTPTQPKPSLSLKFSKNSKFIPLSEEKSEKVIVDMCREALYHLESCADILTMMYNMPKCPIFNTGNRIKGDMPLCVVDPIIPSASLDITKFISNEHYEEDLISYRKLSTSLPPSNTTNNCLLKLDKPSNILKVWYVLIEGLISATVVCSKKNQPAAMETLFKLLRNTVEVPGTHFGLHCINHLLLPTVQNWLRQIANVNTHWDSVMPNFKQCCGMTTDTIVVYLHHLQQINVERSTVDEKNDGTEIEPIESVEATFALKQVMLILVECIAQPQEPIARLGASCIRHIILTSGHLLTDNQWEIVCTSLHRACNVSLTPLKQLTYAFKENSNSFYGDLAIVKVAARRDCSVNDNVRLHAMAQQVFLTEQLKGDGHVKITPKNSSQNLMLIDDRSYIFLIYLQESINSLNPELYTVRIPHRGLVVGLLAHQILVQIIATVLIQASSDVFQGINSILLDSLKTGSNVCNYKFFLNCDNTDLLLRSLELSFTRAMQFDSRPGLKFLVQKVSNLDHAANLYKQTTSSWLIKIIALTEIFYNGVHRFKLKSADIPIILHNYTTTLNLTLEYDRFVTKIFDLKHTWELLCHNYVKHLISVSDFDDHDVKERISCSSVESDNSSNHYDQYYAQEPNENAEESVINKESDTSPEKRIEKPKPFTFADFKANSQGLITVEVHTEHLPSNKNPKEETVASDTDETNDHDLAADNEKPKNGHVSQEIGIHKETPIKEKKGSVPDIIENHNIDTRKVNITICDAPSYEKVKVVEPILPPQPVPPEIEQQRALSISKDTEVQRNCFQNILMAYLELVLTFSLERFQLIHPVLQSGFVQLAKTVTDPQLLDRINIFFDKKDLSELSYK; encoded by the exons ATGGCTATTGTGAGATT AATAATGGACGGCATAGAAGAATGCGGTAGAAGTGGGAACCCAGAAGTAGTGGCAGCTGCAGTAGAATGCGTGGTGTCCTTATTGGATGCGCTAGAGAAGCTATGTTCAGGCTCTACAGAGTACATATCGCCGGAGATAGCTGCACTCATGCTGGGACACTGGCCGAAGCTACAAGATGCTGATTATACAGGACCTTTGACCTATCAGACGTTGGCTAGGCTGCCGAGTCCTTACAG ggATGTTGTTGCTGTGTTGCAAAGCAGCGAATCGAAAGAACATGACTCATCag ATACATCAGGCCCAGAGAACGTAAGCTCAGGCAGTGACGGCGAAGCAGACTCGGATGCTGACAACGTGTTCCTGCCATCTCGCGCCAGCAATCCTCACTCTAATGATAATGACAAGAGTGCTCTTAACGAGAAGACTAAGGCCGTGCCGAAGACTTTGAACCTTGGACG ATGCACCATCACAGAGTGTAACGTGGACTTGGAGAGACACAACGCGCGGCAGTTCATCAAGACACTGCAAAACTCTCTCTTACCCAAGTTACTGAATCTCAGAACTTGTATTGAG GTGGACGAAGCAATGCAAGAGTTTGCTTCTAAATGCTGCCAGCACAACGCATCGCAGCCGCCCGCCACCGCCTGCATCATGAACGCAGACGGCGTCTACCTCGCTACATATGCTGCTTTGTTACTCACTCTTAAACAGAGGAAAACGAATTACTATAATCAGCCTAGT AAGGTGCAAGTATCGCTAACAGAAGACGAGTTCGTAGAAGAAGTGCAAGGCAGCGGTGTGCTCGTATACCTATCAGCGACATGGCTGAGAGAGTTGTATCAACAAGTCCTCGCTACTGATCTGCTGAAAGAAGTTCCTACTACCGACCATCCACTTGTGCATTTACTATCAG ATCTTGGAGGATTGGACCAAAGCCCAGTAATGTCAGACTGGCAGAAATTGAAAGAGGTATCCTGTTTATATAACAACACCATTGATTCTCCGCAGCATGATGCTAGCTTACGTTGGGCTAGAAG GATTTTAACCTGCATTTGGGATTCAATGGTAACGGTATTGAGTGTGCCTCTGACAGGGTATGGTAATAAAAAGCAGAAACTGCATGGTATGATATCGAAGAAGATAAATACTTTTGGGAAAAGGAAGAGAATTGCTTGGGAAGGGCTCACGATACAGTGCCTTGAAGGACTTCATAAG GCTGCGAGAGTAAGCAATACATTGAGCTTACAAAATCGCTGCAGCAGTATTTTGGCTCTCTTAGCTAACTCTGCCATCTCGCAGCCTCCTAATGGAAAAATACTATCGACTCATGCCCTGTCTTTGGACATCTTGATAACAG GTGGTTTAGAACTCGGATCAAAAGCTCCGGAATGTTGGGAGCATATCTTCGCGGCTTGTCAATACGTATCCAGTTTTGAACACTCGCTGTTTGGACATCAAGGGAACAATGCTACGCCCATAGTTACCATGCAGACTGGGAGAAATAAAACTGTTTCTATACTACAAGCTGATGCAAAATTGGGATTGGATGGCAGAGATGATGAAACTTG TGTTGACGTCTTCAACTTCCTGCAGCCAGTGTTTGAGAGTAATTTGAACAATGACATGTCAGTTGCCAAGATTGTAGAAACCTGCAGGCAAGAA ggaGGCAACGTGATATCAGGTTCAGGTGCAGCACGAGTGTGTTGTGCCCTCACAGCGGCAGCAGACACACTGTTCACACGTCTAGCCGCGACCACCACGCTGCCAACACTGAAGGCTGCATTACAGAGACTGGTCGCTCATCAACATCGATTG CTATTCTGCACATGGGAATCAGACTCCCACAACAACAACGTGTGGTGGTGGCGACGAGGTTCAAGTGGTACACGTGGCGGTGGTGGCGGCGAGGCGGCGCGAGCTCTGTGCCGCGCGGGGGACGTGGCGCTGCGGTGCCTCAGGGCTGCCAGACCTCTTGCACATCGCATGGCTATATGGACCGTTGTGGGACCGCACTTTATGCAG GCGGCCTGTCACAAGGACATCCAAATCGCAAGCCTAGCTATCCAGTGTCTACACGACTGCGCGACTGCACTACTCAACCAACAAGTTGAGCTGCCTCACTTCCACTTCAACGAAGCGCTGCTGAAACCCTTCGAGAACCTTCTCTGCCTTGAACTATGTGATGATGATATACAG GAACAAATCATATCCTGCATCTGTGAATTCGTGGAGACAAACAGAATGGAAATAAGGTCAGGCTGGCGACCACTGTTCAATACATTGCGGGCCGCGAACAATTCTAACCAATATTCcgccattttagaaatatttaaagtatttcTTAGCACAGACAACACGCTCGTATTCGCGAACGCTGCTCTTGACTGTATTTTGTGCCTTTTAAGTCATATCAAAGGGTTACACTACGAAGAAGTTCAAGCAACTGAAGTGAAACCTAAGAAAGCTACAACACCAACGCAACCCAAACCTAGTCTTAGTCTCAAATTCTCAAAGAATAGCAAATTCATCCCTCTCAGTGAAGAGAAATCAGAAAAAGTCATTGTAGATATGTGTAGAGAGGCGTTGTATCACTTGGAAAGTTGCGCAGACATTTTAACAATGATGTACAATATGCCGAAGTGTCCTATCTTCAATACTGGCAATAGGATCAAAGGAGACATGCCTTTGTGCGTTGTAGATCCTATAATACCAAGTGCATCCCTTGATATTACCAAGTTCATTTCTAATGAACATTACGAAGAAGATCTCATTTCATACCGAAAATTATCAACAAGTCTTCCTCCTTCAAATACGACTAATAACTGCCTCTTAAAACTTGATAAACCAAGCAACATACTAAAAGTGTGGTATGTTCTCATCGAAGGATTAATCTCGGCTACGGTAGTTTGTTCGAAGAAAAATCAACCAGCCGCGATGGAAACACTATTCAAACTTTTAAGAAATACGGTTGAAGTTCCTGGCACACACTTTGGCCTTCACTGTATAAATCACCTACTTCTGCCAACGGTTCAAAACTGGCTTCGGCAGATTGCAAATGTAAATACTCACTGGGACAGTGTGATGCCAAACTTTAAACAATGCTGTGGTATGACGACTGATACAATCGTCGTATATCTGCATCATTTGCAGCAAATAAATGTTGAACGATCTACGGTTGATGAGAAAAATGATGGAACTGAAATAGAACCCATTGAGAGTGTAGAAGCAACGTTTGCTTTGAAGCAAGTCATGCTTATTCTCGTCGAATGTATCGCTCAACCACAAGAACCAATTGCTCGGTTAGGAGCATCGTGTATAAGACATATAATCCTTACTTCAGGACACCTCCTAACAGACAACCAATGGGAAATAGTGTGCACAAGTCTACACAGAGCTTGCAATGTTAGTCTTACACCTTTGAAACAATTGACGTATGCTTTCAAAGAAAACTCAAACAGTTTTTACGGAGATTTAGCGATAGTTAAAGTAGCTGCAAGGCGGGATTGTTCAGTCAATGATAATGTAAGACTGCATGCAATGGCGCAACAAGTGTTCCTTACTGAACAATTAAAAGGCGATGGACATGTGAAGATAACTCCTAAGAACTCATCCCAGAATCTCATGCTGATTGATGATCGGAGTTATATATTCCTAATTTATTTGCAAGAATCCATTAACTCTCTAAACCCTGAGTTATACACTGTAAGAATCCCTCACAGAGGACTGGTCGTTGGATTACTGGCACATCAAATTCTGGTTCAAATAATTGCTACCGTTCTTATTCAAGCATCATCAGATGTCTTCCAAGGTATCAACAGTATCTTACTGGATAGTCTGAAAACTGGTTCCAATGTTTGCAACTATAAATTCTTCTTAAACTGTGACAATACTGACTTGTTGTTAAGAAGTTTAGAACTATCTTTTACAAGAGCCATGCAGTTTGATTCAAGACCAGGCTTGAAGTTTCTGGTTCAAAAAGTATCCAACTTAGACCACGCTGCAAACCTGTACAAACAGACCACTTCTTCGTGGCTCATCAAAATCATTGCTCTAACAGAGATATTCTACAATGGCGTACACAGATTTAAACTAAAGTCAGCAGATATACCAATTATATTGCACAACTATACTACCACATTGAATTTGACGCTCGAGTACGATAGGTTTGTGACAAAAATATTCGATCTCAAACATACATGGGAGCTACTATGTCACAAttatgtaaaacacctgataaGTGTATCAGACTTTGATGACCATGATGTGAAAGAAAGGATTTCTTGTAGTTCAGTAGAAAGTGATAACTCCTCAAATCATTACGACCAATATTACGCGCAGGAACCAAACGAGAATGCTGAGGAATCTGTTATCAACAAAGAGTCTGATACTAGCCCGGAAAAGCGTATAGAGAAACCAAAACCATTCACATTCGCTGATTTCAAAGCTAACAGTCAAGGCCTAATTACGGTCGAGGTGCACACTGAACATTTACCATCAAACAAAAATCCTAAGGAAGAAACGGTAGCTTCTGATACTGATGAAACTAACGACCATGATCTCGCTGCTGATAACGAAAAGCCTAAAAATGGCCATGTATCACAAGAAATTGGGATACACAAAGAGACTCCTATAAAGGAAAAGAAAGGGAGTGTACCGGATATAATAGAAAATCATAACATAGATACACGAAAAGTAAATATCACGATCTGTGATGCACCTTCTTATGAGAAGGTCAAGGTGGTTGAACCAATATTACCACCACAGCCCGTGCCGCCTGAAATAGAGCAACAGCGGGCTCTAAGTATTAGCAAG GATACTGAAGTGCAGAGAAATTGcttccaaaatattttaatggcatATCTGGAATTAGTCCTGACGTTTTCGCTGGAGAGGTTCCAACTGATTCACCCAGTATTGCAGAGTGGGTTCGTGCAACTCGCCAAAACTGTCACCGACCCACAACTACTCGATAgaatcaatatatttttcgaTAAAAAAGACTTATCTGAACTTAGCTATAAGTGA
- the LOC124639062 gene encoding brefeldin A-inhibited guanine nucleotide-exchange protein 3 isoform X1 yields the protein MEELLQDIYKEASGVKFTALRKSCQDALELLCMQENNARRPSYELRRACLLPLQTALETKRPRLVTYALQGFHKILRDDRFHRGIEPEDDSLWMPSQLLCATASVMYHLPDTQVQIFRMYLSLALSPRRTLNGRLCVWACGRCGEAAAAPPHVAAAARAAAAQALRAYCAQLDEECQELLSEGSPLGRNHIVALGCYSEVIPVIQYLCSRLSETQLTPKQNPLALFFLDCLLTLMSSLSERVCGNSHFTTFLWQKFCPSLISFLGTPRVDKNIKSREHDGHLVDDSGRGSGALNSAPSFNGKQAKAIYSIANQLVRLVGSTSNLRPVLEALYHRMLLYPPVSHRVEPLRSTRELLQNPKRLCQLVLLKKVDHHERHSDDMAIVRLIMDGIEECGRSGNPEVVAAAVECVVSLLDALEKLCSGSTEYISPEIAALMLGHWPKLQDADYTGPLTYQTLARLPSPYRDVVAVLQSSESKEHDSSDTSGPENVSSGSDGEADSDADNVFLPSRASNPHSNDNDKSALNEKTKAVPKTLNLGRCTITECNVDLERHNARQFIKTLQNSLLPKLLNLRTCIEVDEAMQEFASKCCQHNASQPPATACIMNADGVYLATYAALLLTLKQRKTNYYNQPSKVQVSLTEDEFVEEVQGSGVLVYLSATWLRELYQQVLATDLLKEVPTTDHPLVHLLSDLGGLDQSPVMSDWQKLKEVSCLYNNTIDSPQHDASLRWARRILTCIWDSMVTVLSVPLTGYGNKKQKLHGMISKKINTFGKRKRIAWEGLTIQCLEGLHKAARVSNTLSLQNRCSSILALLANSAISQPPNGKILSTHALSLDILITGGLELGSKAPECWEHIFAACQYVSSFEHSLFGHQGNNATPIVTMQTGRNKTVSILQADAKLGLDGRDDETCVDVFNFLQPVFESNLNNDMSVAKIVETCRQEGGNVISGSGAARVCCALTAAADTLFTRLAATTTLPTLKAALQRLVAHQHRLLFCTWESDSHNNNVWWWRRGSSGTRGGGGGEAARALCRAGDVALRCLRAARPLAHRMAIWTVVGPHFMQAACHKDIQIASLAIQCLHDCATALLNQQVELPHFHFNEALLKPFENLLCLELCDDDIQEQIISCICEFVETNRMEIRSGWRPLFNTLRAANNSNQYSAILEIFKVFLSTDNTLVFANAALDCILCLLSHIKGLHYEEVQATEVKPKKATTPTQPKPSLSLKFSKNSKFIPLSEEKSEKVIVDMCREALYHLESCADILTMMYNMPKCPIFNTGNRIKGDMPLCVVDPIIPSASLDITKFISNEHYEEDLISYRKLSTSLPPSNTTNNCLLKLDKPSNILKVWYVLIEGLISATVVCSKKNQPAAMETLFKLLRNTVEVPGTHFGLHCINHLLLPTVQNWLRQIANVNTHWDSVMPNFKQCCGMTTDTIVVYLHHLQQINVERSTVDEKNDGTEIEPIESVEATFALKQVMLILVECIAQPQEPIARLGASCIRHIILTSGHLLTDNQWEIVCTSLHRACNVSLTPLKQLTYAFKENSNSFYGDLAIVKVAARRDCSVNDNVRLHAMAQQVFLTEQLKGDGHVKITPKNSSQNLMLIDDRSYIFLIYLQESINSLNPELYTVRIPHRGLVVGLLAHQILVQIIATVLIQASSDVFQGINSILLDSLKTGSNVCNYKFFLNCDNTDLLLRSLELSFTRAMQFDSRPGLKFLVQKVSNLDHAANLYKQTTSSWLIKIIALTEIFYNGVHRFKLKSADIPIILHNYTTTLNLTLEYDRFVTKIFDLKHTWELLCHNYVKHLISVSDFDDHDVKERISCSSVESDNSSNHYDQYYAQEPNENAEESVINKESDTSPEKRIEKPKPFTFADFKANSQGLITVEVHTEHLPSNKNPKEETVASDTDETNDHDLAADNEKPKNGHVSQEIGIHKETPIKEKKGSVPDIIENHNIDTRKVNITICDAPSYEKVKVVEPILPPQPVPPEIEQQRALSISKDTEVQRNCFQNILMAYLELVLTFSLERFQLIHPVLQSGFVQLAKTVTDPQLLDRINIFFDKKDLSELSYK from the exons AAAATACTACGAGATGACCGCTTCCATCGCGGAATCGAACCTGAAGATGACTCTTTATGGATGCCTTCCCAACTGCTATGCGCAACGGCTTCGGTTATGTACCATTTGCCAGATACTCag GTACAAATCTTCCGCATGTACCTCTCCCTCGCGTTGTCCCCTCGCCGCACTCTCAACGGTCGGCTCTGCGTGTGGGCTTGCGGCCGCTGCGGTGAAGCGGCTGCCGCACCACCGCATGTCGCTGCGGCGGCTAGGGCAGCTGCCGCTCAGGCTCTTAGAGCTTATTGCGCACAATTAG atGAAGAATGCCAAGAGCTCCTGTCGGAAGGTTCTCCACTTGGCAGGAACCACATCGTAGCTTTGGGCTGCTACAGCGAAGTTATACCTGTCATACAGTACCTATGCAGTCGACTGTCCGAAACGCAACT GACCCCAAAACAGAATCCTCTAGCGCTGTTCTTCCTAGACTGTCTACTGACTCTCATGTCCAGTCTGTCTGAGCGAGTCTGCGGCAACTCACACTTCACCACTTTCTTGTGGCAGAAGTTCTGTCCATCATTGATATCTTTTCTTGGAACACCGAGAGTGGATAAGAATATTAAATCGAG aGAGCACGATGGTCATTTGGTTGATGACTCGGGCAGAGGATCCGGCGCATTGAACTCTGCGCCCAGCTTCAATGGCAAACAAGCTAAAGCTATTTACAG CATAGCAAATCAGCTAGTCCGACTGGTAGGTTCCACTTCGAACCTACGTCCCGTCCTCGAAGCTCTCTACCACCGGATGCTCCTGTACCCTCCCGTGTCACACCGGGTGGAACCGCTGAGGAGCACGAGGGAACTGCTGCAGAATCCTAAACGATTGTGTCAGCTGGTGCTGCTGAAGAAAGTCGATCATCATGAGAGACATAGTGATGATATGGCTATTGTAAGATT AATAATGGACGGCATAGAAGAATGCGGTAGAAGTGGGAACCCAGAAGTAGTGGCAGCTGCAGTAGAATGCGTGGTGTCCTTATTGGATGCGCTAGAGAAGCTATGTTCAGGCTCTACAGAGTACATATCGCCGGAGATAGCTGCACTCATGCTGGGACACTGGCCGAAGCTACAAGATGCTGATTATACAGGACCTTTGACCTATCAGACGTTGGCTAGGCTGCCGAGTCCTTACAG ggATGTTGTTGCTGTGTTGCAAAGCAGCGAATCGAAAGAACATGACTCATCag ATACATCAGGCCCAGAGAACGTAAGCTCAGGCAGTGACGGCGAAGCAGACTCGGATGCTGACAACGTGTTCCTGCCATCTCGCGCCAGCAATCCTCACTCTAATGATAATGACAAGAGTGCTCTTAACGAGAAGACTAAGGCCGTGCCGAAGACTTTGAACCTTGGACG ATGCACCATCACAGAGTGTAACGTGGACTTGGAGAGACACAACGCGCGGCAGTTCATCAAGACACTGCAAAACTCTCTCTTACCCAAGTTACTGAATCTCAGAACTTGTATTGAG GTGGACGAAGCAATGCAAGAGTTTGCTTCTAAATGCTGCCAGCACAACGCATCGCAGCCGCCCGCCACCGCCTGCATCATGAACGCAGACGGCGTCTACCTCGCTACATATGCTGCTTTGTTACTCACTCTTAAACAGAGGAAAACGAATTACTATAATCAGCCTAGT AAGGTGCAAGTATCGCTAACAGAAGACGAGTTCGTAGAAGAAGTGCAAGGCAGCGGTGTGCTCGTATACCTATCAGCGACATGGCTGAGAGAGTTGTATCAACAAGTCCTCGCTACTGATCTGCTGAAAGAAGTTCCTACTACCGACCATCCACTTGTGCATTTACTATCAG ATCTTGGAGGATTGGACCAAAGCCCAGTAATGTCAGACTGGCAGAAATTGAAAGAGGTATCCTGTTTATATAACAACACCATTGATTCTCCGCAGCATGATGCTAGCTTACGTTGGGCTAGAAG GATTTTAACCTGCATTTGGGATTCAATGGTAACGGTATTGAGTGTGCCTCTGACAGGGTATGGTAATAAAAAGCAGAAACTGCATGGTATGATATCGAAGAAGATAAATACTTTTGGGAAAAGGAAGAGAATTGCTTGGGAAGGGCTCACGATACAGTGCCTTGAAGGACTTCATAAG GCTGCGAGAGTAAGCAATACATTGAGCTTACAAAATCGCTGCAGCAGTATTTTGGCTCTCTTAGCTAACTCTGCCATCTCGCAGCCTCCTAATGGAAAAATACTATCGACTCATGCCCTGTCTTTGGACATCTTGATAACAG GTGGTTTAGAACTCGGATCAAAAGCTCCGGAATGTTGGGAGCATATCTTCGCGGCTTGTCAATACGTATCCAGTTTTGAACACTCGCTGTTTGGACATCAAGGGAACAATGCTACGCCCATAGTTACCATGCAGACTGGGAGAAATAAAACTGTTTCTATACTACAAGCTGATGCAAAATTGGGATTGGATGGCAGAGATGATGAAACTTG TGTTGACGTCTTCAACTTCCTGCAGCCAGTGTTTGAGAGTAATTTGAACAATGACATGTCAGTTGCCAAGATTGTAGAAACCTGCAGGCAAGAA ggaGGCAACGTGATATCAGGTTCAGGTGCAGCACGAGTGTGTTGTGCCCTCACAGCGGCAGCAGACACACTGTTCACACGTCTAGCCGCGACCACCACGCTGCCAACACTGAAGGCTGCATTACAGAGACTGGTCGCTCATCAACATCGATTG CTATTCTGCACATGGGAATCAGACTCCCACAACAACAACGTGTGGTGGTGGCGACGAGGTTCAAGTGGTACACGTGGCGGTGGTGGCGGCGAGGCGGCGCGAGCTCTGTGCCGCGCGGGGGACGTGGCGCTGCGGTGCCTCAGGGCTGCCAGACCTCTTGCACATCGCATGGCTATATGGACCGTTGTGGGACCGCACTTTATGCAG GCGGCCTGTCACAAGGACATCCAAATCGCAAGCCTAGCTATCCAGTGTCTACACGACTGCGCGACTGCACTACTCAACCAACAAGTTGAGCTGCCTCACTTCCACTTCAACGAAGCGCTGCTGAAACCCTTCGAGAACCTTCTCTGCCTTGAACTATGTGATGATGATATACAG GAACAAATCATATCCTGCATCTGTGAATTCGTGGAGACAAACAGAATGGAAATAAGGTCAGGCTGGCGACCACTGTTCAATACATTGCGGGCCGCGAACAATTCTAACCAATATTCcgccattttagaaatatttaaagtatttcTTAGCACAGACAACACGCTCGTATTCGCGAACGCTGCTCTTGACTGTATTTTGTGCCTTTTAAGTCATATCAAAGGGTTACACTACGAAGAAGTTCAAGCAACTGAAGTGAAACCTAAGAAAGCTACAACACCAACGCAACCCAAACCTAGTCTTAGTCTCAAATTCTCAAAGAATAGCAAATTCATCCCTCTCAGTGAAGAGAAATCAGAAAAAGTCATTGTAGATATGTGTAGAGAGGCGTTGTATCACTTGGAAAGTTGCGCAGACATTTTAACAATGATGTACAATATGCCGAAGTGTCCTATCTTCAATACTGGCAATAGGATCAAAGGAGACATGCCTTTGTGCGTTGTAGATCCTATAATACCAAGTGCATCCCTTGATATTACCAAGTTCATTTCTAATGAACATTACGAAGAAGATCTCATTTCATACCGAAAATTATCAACAAGTCTTCCTCCTTCAAATACGACTAATAACTGCCTCTTAAAACTTGATAAACCAAGCAACATACTAAAAGTGTGGTATGTTCTCATCGAAGGATTAATCTCGGCTACGGTAGTTTGTTCGAAGAAAAATCAACCAGCCGCGATGGAAACACTATTCAAACTTTTAAGAAATACGGTTGAAGTTCCTGGCACACACTTTGGCCTTCACTGTATAAATCACCTACTTCTGCCAACGGTTCAAAACTGGCTTCGGCAGATTGCAAATGTAAATACTCACTGGGACAGTGTGATGCCAAACTTTAAACAATGCTGTGGTATGACGACTGATACAATCGTCGTATATCTGCATCATTTGCAGCAAATAAATGTTGAACGATCTACGGTTGATGAGAAAAATGATGGAACTGAAATAGAACCCATTGAGAGTGTAGAAGCAACGTTTGCTTTGAAGCAAGTCATGCTTATTCTCGTCGAATGTATCGCTCAACCACAAGAACCAATTGCTCGGTTAGGAGCATCGTGTATAAGACATATAATCCTTACTTCAGGACACCTCCTAACAGACAACCAATGGGAAATAGTGTGCACAAGTCTACACAGAGCTTGCAATGTTAGTCTTACACCTTTGAAACAATTGACGTATGCTTTCAAAGAAAACTCAAACAGTTTTTACGGAGATTTAGCGATAGTTAAAGTAGCTGCAAGGCGGGATTGTTCAGTCAATGATAATGTAAGACTGCATGCAATGGCGCAACAAGTGTTCCTTACTGAACAATTAAAAGGCGATGGACATGTGAAGATAACTCCTAAGAACTCATCCCAGAATCTCATGCTGATTGATGATCGGAGTTATATATTCCTAATTTATTTGCAAGAATCCATTAACTCTCTAAACCCTGAGTTATACACTGTAAGAATCCCTCACAGAGGACTGGTCGTTGGATTACTGGCACATCAAATTCTGGTTCAAATAATTGCTACCGTTCTTATTCAAGCATCATCAGATGTCTTCCAAGGTATCAACAGTATCTTACTGGATAGTCTGAAAACTGGTTCCAATGTTTGCAACTATAAATTCTTCTTAAACTGTGACAATACTGACTTGTTGTTAAGAAGTTTAGAACTATCTTTTACAAGAGCCATGCAGTTTGATTCAAGACCAGGCTTGAAGTTTCTGGTTCAAAAAGTATCCAACTTAGACCACGCTGCAAACCTGTACAAACAGACCACTTCTTCGTGGCTCATCAAAATCATTGCTCTAACAGAGATATTCTACAATGGCGTACACAGATTTAAACTAAAGTCAGCAGATATACCAATTATATTGCACAACTATACTACCACATTGAATTTGACGCTCGAGTACGATAGGTTTGTGACAAAAATATTCGATCTCAAACATACATGGGAGCTACTATGTCACAAttatgtaaaacacctgataaGTGTATCAGACTTTGATGACCATGATGTGAAAGAAAGGATTTCTTGTAGTTCAGTAGAAAGTGATAACTCCTCAAATCATTACGACCAATATTACGCGCAGGAACCAAACGAGAATGCTGAGGAATCTGTTATCAACAAAGAGTCTGATACTAGCCCGGAAAAGCGTATAGAGAAACCAAAACCATTCACATTCGCTGATTTCAAAGCTAACAGTCAAGGCCTAATTACGGTCGAGGTGCACACTGAACATTTACCATCAAACAAAAATCCTAAGGAAGAAACGGTAGCTTCTGATACTGATGAAACTAACGACCATGATCTCGCTGCTGATAACGAAAAGCCTAAAAATGGCCATGTATCACAAGAAATTGGGATACACAAAGAGACTCCTATAAAGGAAAAGAAAGGGAGTGTACCGGATATAATAGAAAATCATAACATAGATACACGAAAAGTAAATATCACGATCTGTGATGCACCTTCTTATGAGAAGGTCAAGGTGGTTGAACCAATATTACCACCACAGCCCGTGCCGCCTGAAATAGAGCAACAGCGGGCTCTAAGTATTAGCAAG GATACTGAAGTGCAGAGAAATTGcttccaaaatattttaatggcatATCTGGAATTAGTCCTGACGTTTTCGCTGGAGAGGTTCCAACTGATTCACCCAGTATTGCAGAGTGGGTTCGTGCAACTCGCCAAAACTGTCACCGACCCACAACTACTCGATAgaatcaatatatttttcgaTAAAAAAGACTTATCTGAACTTAGCTATAAGTGA